In Pasteuria penetrans, a genomic segment contains:
- a CDS encoding inorganic diphosphatase, whose translation MTPSLIVDAFIEIPTGSQNKYEYQPEDGTLRLDRVLHSPMHYPAEYGFIPGTLAEDGDPLDILVMVTSPTFPGCQIRSRIVGVLHMRDEKGKDEKLLGVPVHDPRFEGIRALSHVPKHICREIEHFFQVYKDLEGKMTYMDGWEDATSATHLYEACRGRFKEKNAP comes from the coding sequence ATGACCCCTTCGTTGATCGTTGATGCCTTCATTGAAATCCCCACGGGATCACAAAACAAGTACGAGTACCAACCGGAGGACGGAACCCTCCGGTTGGACCGGGTCCTACATTCACCCATGCACTACCCTGCCGAATACGGCTTCATACCCGGTACATTGGCGGAGGATGGTGATCCATTGGATATACTCGTTATGGTCACCAGTCCCACATTCCCAGGATGCCAAATCCGTAGCCGAATTGTGGGTGTCTTACACATGCGCGACGAAAAGGGAAAAGATGAAAAGCTGCTGGGTGTGCCCGTCCACGACCCTCGTTTTGAGGGGATTCGCGCCCTATCCCATGTTCCTAAACACATCTGCAGGGAAATAGAGCACTTTTTTCAGGTGTATAAGGACCTAGAAGGAAAAATGACTTACATGGATGGATGGGAGGATGCCACATCTGCCACCCATCTTTATGAGGCATGCAGAGGACGCTTTAAGGAAAAAAATGCACCCTAG
- the sucD gene encoding succinate--CoA ligase subunit alpha, whose protein sequence is MSIWVDSSTRVVVQGMTGEAGWFHTEQSVAYGTKVVAGVTPGKGGQEKGGIPIFHTMKEAMVATKPTASIIYVPPPFAADAILEAADAEIPLVVCITEGIPVLDMVRVCQHLRKSATRLIGPNCPGVITPGACKLGIMPGYIHTPGRVGVVSRSGTLTYEAVHQLTQLGIGQSTAVGIGGDPLIGTRFIDCLMAFEADLDTEAVVLIGEIGGSDEAEAATWIRQHMKKPVVGFIGGQTAPPGKRMGHAGAIVSGGEDTAAAKIAVLKESGVMIAPTPAMIGRTMEDTLRERGLLGRCQGVLS, encoded by the coding sequence ATGAGTATTTGGGTAGATTCTTCAACGCGTGTCGTTGTACAGGGCATGACAGGGGAAGCGGGTTGGTTTCACACGGAGCAGTCGGTGGCCTATGGTACCAAAGTGGTTGCCGGTGTTACGCCGGGTAAAGGGGGACAGGAGAAGGGTGGCATTCCGATTTTTCATACCATGAAGGAAGCCATGGTAGCTACCAAACCAACGGCTAGCATTATTTATGTTCCCCCCCCTTTTGCAGCTGATGCTATTTTGGAAGCAGCCGATGCGGAGATTCCCCTCGTTGTTTGTATCACGGAGGGCATTCCTGTGCTTGATATGGTACGGGTTTGCCAGCATCTCAGGAAAAGTGCCACACGGCTTATCGGTCCTAATTGTCCTGGTGTCATCACACCAGGTGCCTGCAAGTTGGGGATCATGCCTGGTTACATTCATACCCCGGGACGTGTTGGTGTTGTTTCACGGAGTGGTACATTGACTTATGAGGCGGTTCACCAGCTAACACAGTTGGGAATTGGTCAGTCCACAGCGGTCGGAATTGGGGGGGATCCTCTCATCGGTACACGTTTCATCGATTGCTTGATGGCTTTCGAGGCGGATCTCGATACGGAAGCCGTTGTGCTCATCGGGGAGATTGGTGGGTCCGACGAAGCAGAAGCGGCAACATGGATCCGGCAGCATATGAAGAAACCCGTGGTCGGCTTCATCGGCGGACAGACGGCACCGCCCGGAAAGCGTATGGGGCATGCTGGCGCCATTGTTTCTGGTGGGGAGGATACGGCGGCAGCGAAGATAGCTGTCCTTAAGGAATCCGGGGTCATGATAGCACCCACCCCAGCTATGATTGGACGAACGATGGAGGATACCTTGAGAGAGCGCGGTTTACTCGGTCGTTGCCAGGGGGTACTGTCCTAG
- a CDS encoding ferredoxin has translation MGDEKENVHTWVDKETCIACGACGAAAPDVYDYDPDGIAFVHPDNNTGKFVVPDELMDSVRDAQEGCPTDSIKVGSKDYIQDFIKKSGE, from the coding sequence ATGGGTGACGAAAAGGAAAACGTGCATACATGGGTCGACAAGGAGACTTGTATTGCGTGTGGAGCATGTGGTGCAGCGGCCCCTGATGTATATGATTATGACCCAGACGGCATAGCTTTTGTGCACCCAGACAACAACACGGGTAAGTTTGTTGTACCCGATGAACTTATGGATTCAGTACGTGACGCACAAGAAGGTTGCCCTACGGACTCCATCAAAGTGGGAAGTAAAGACTACATCCAGGATTTTATCAAAAAGTCTGGGGAATAG